The Nocardioides salarius genome includes a region encoding these proteins:
- a CDS encoding NAD(P)/FAD-dependent oxidoreductase: MSASHDLVVVGAGPAGSAAAMAALAHSPDLRVLLVERAELPRDKCCGDGIAPHVLDVLRPLGAADVVEGWRPLRHLTLSRGSREVAGRMRREVHVIPREVFDARLAERAVERGAELVRHRVREVRAGSAGVEVDHLRAGVVVGADGAHSVVRTGAGLGPTAPRALALRGYAPTPRGRRGLQVIRYGERRQPSYAWSFDRGDGLANVGYGELVGGTDPPTRALLLEQLEELLPGATEGGTAWRGHHLPLSGLGWRHPDGPVLLAGDAAGLVNPMTGEGIYYAVATGALAGRAAARALAADEPGAAGAAYGREVRALLGRHLRHTWAASRLSRHPRVVDAGIGAAARDQRVFDDLVEIGLGGGRIGPRLGVGLLAHLARPAPDHHLTTT; encoded by the coding sequence ATGAGCGCCTCCCACGACCTGGTCGTCGTCGGCGCCGGACCCGCGGGCTCGGCCGCCGCCATGGCGGCCCTGGCGCACTCCCCCGACCTGCGGGTGCTGCTCGTCGAGCGTGCCGAGCTCCCCCGCGACAAGTGCTGCGGCGACGGCATCGCCCCGCACGTCCTCGACGTGCTGCGGCCGCTGGGCGCCGCCGACGTCGTCGAGGGCTGGCGTCCGTTGCGCCACCTCACGCTCAGCCGCGGCTCGCGCGAGGTCGCGGGCCGGATGCGCCGCGAGGTGCACGTCATCCCGCGCGAGGTCTTCGACGCCCGCCTCGCCGAGCGGGCCGTCGAGCGCGGCGCCGAGCTGGTGCGCCACCGGGTGCGCGAGGTGCGAGCCGGGTCTGCCGGGGTCGAGGTCGACCACCTGCGCGCGGGGGTCGTCGTCGGCGCCGACGGGGCGCACTCCGTGGTGCGCACCGGGGCCGGGCTGGGCCCGACCGCTCCCCGGGCCCTGGCCCTGCGCGGCTACGCGCCCACCCCGCGAGGGCGCCGGGGCCTGCAGGTGATCCGCTACGGCGAGCGCCGCCAGCCCTCCTACGCCTGGTCCTTCGACCGCGGCGACGGACTGGCCAACGTCGGGTACGGCGAGCTGGTCGGTGGCACCGACCCGCCCACCCGCGCCCTGCTGCTCGAGCAGCTCGAGGAGCTGCTGCCCGGCGCGACCGAGGGCGGCACCGCCTGGCGCGGGCACCACCTGCCGCTCTCAGGACTGGGCTGGCGCCACCCCGACGGCCCGGTGCTGCTCGCCGGCGACGCGGCCGGGCTGGTCAACCCGATGACCGGCGAGGGCATCTACTACGCGGTCGCCACCGGCGCGCTGGCCGGGCGGGCCGCGGCCCGCGCCCTGGCCGCGGACGAGCCGGGGGCCGCGGGGGCGGCGTACGGGCGGGAGGTGCGGGCGCTGCTCGGGCGCCACCTGCGCCACACCTGGGCCGCCTCCCGGCTCTCGCGGCACCCCCGGGTCGTCGACGCCGGCATCGGCGCCGCGGCCCGCGACCAGCGCGTCTTCGACGACCTCGTCGAGATCGGCCTGGGCGGCGGCCGCATCGGCCCACGCCTGGGTGTCGGTCTGCTGGCCCACCTGGCCCGGCCCGCACCTGACCACCACCTGACCACCACCTGA
- a CDS encoding FAD-binding oxidoreductase: MGSIGWDEHERAVARLRSSYDAIPDGAPVRLAKRTSNLFRPRAATTGPGLDVSGLTGVIEVDPAAGTAEVQGMCTYEDLVAATLAHSLVPLVVPQLRTITLGGAVTGLGVESTSFRSGLPHESVLEMDVLTGAGEVVTTRPGDALFDAFPNSYGSLGYATRLRIELEPVPGRVALRHVRFDDPARLVEAIAQVTATREWDGARVDGLDGVAFEPGELYLSLATWTDDPGPTSDYTGQQVYYRSIRERGADLLTMEDYLWRWDTDWFWCSAAFGAQHPLVRRVWPRRWRRSDVYHRLVGLDARLGLVDRLDRRAGRPQRERVVQDVEVPLARLPEFLAWFDEHVGMRPVWLCPLVAHRDWPTYPLAPHEVYVNVGFWGTVHVGPDAPDGPTNRAIEEQVHALGGHKSLYSEAFYDRETFDRLYRGDRLGAVKSLHDPDDRLTSLYDKAVRRQ; the protein is encoded by the coding sequence GTGGGGAGCATCGGCTGGGACGAGCACGAGCGGGCCGTGGCACGGCTGCGGTCGTCGTACGACGCGATCCCGGACGGCGCGCCCGTCCGGCTGGCCAAGCGCACCTCGAACCTCTTCCGGCCCCGGGCCGCGACCACCGGCCCCGGCCTCGACGTCAGCGGGCTGACGGGCGTCATCGAGGTCGACCCCGCCGCCGGCACCGCCGAGGTGCAGGGCATGTGCACCTACGAGGACCTCGTCGCGGCCACGCTGGCGCACTCGCTGGTGCCGCTGGTGGTGCCGCAGCTGCGCACGATCACCCTCGGCGGCGCCGTGACCGGCCTGGGCGTGGAGTCGACGAGCTTCCGCAGCGGGCTGCCGCACGAGTCGGTGCTCGAGATGGACGTGCTGACCGGCGCGGGCGAGGTCGTCACCACCCGTCCCGGGGACGCGCTCTTCGACGCCTTCCCCAACTCCTACGGCTCGCTGGGCTACGCGACCCGGCTGCGCATCGAGCTCGAACCGGTGCCGGGGCGGGTCGCGCTGCGCCACGTGCGGTTCGACGACCCGGCCCGTCTGGTCGAGGCGATCGCGCAGGTCACCGCGACGCGGGAGTGGGACGGCGCCCGGGTCGACGGCCTCGACGGGGTCGCCTTCGAGCCCGGCGAGCTGTACCTGAGCCTTGCCACCTGGACCGACGACCCCGGCCCGACCAGCGACTACACCGGGCAGCAGGTCTACTACCGCTCGATCAGGGAGCGTGGCGCCGACCTGCTCACCATGGAGGACTACCTCTGGCGCTGGGACACCGACTGGTTCTGGTGCTCGGCCGCCTTCGGGGCCCAGCACCCGCTGGTGCGCCGCGTGTGGCCGCGGCGCTGGCGCCGCTCCGACGTCTACCACCGCCTCGTCGGGCTCGACGCCCGGCTCGGGCTCGTCGACCGGCTCGACCGTCGCGCGGGCCGCCCGCAGCGCGAGCGGGTGGTCCAGGACGTCGAGGTGCCGCTGGCGCGGCTGCCCGAGTTCCTGGCCTGGTTCGACGAGCACGTGGGGATGCGCCCGGTGTGGCTGTGCCCCCTGGTCGCCCACCGGGACTGGCCGACCTACCCGCTGGCCCCGCACGAGGTCTACGTCAACGTCGGCTTCTGGGGCACCGTCCACGTCGGTCCCGACGCGCCCGACGGGCCGACCAACCGGGCCATCGAGGAGCAGGTGCACGCCCTGGGCGGGCACAAGTCGCTCTACTCCGAGGCCTTCTACGACCGCGAGACCTTCGACCGGCTCTACCGCGGCGACCGCCTGGGCGCCGTCAAGAGCCTCCACGACCCCGACGACCGGCTCACCTCGCTCTACGACAAGGCGGTGCGACGACAGTGA
- a CDS encoding UbiA family prenyltransferase: MSALLGSAHLGPTLAVTALAGLLTVPAGLDGPRAALVVAAVLTGQLTIGWSNDLVDVRRDRAVGRTDKPLATGELSERLVRGCCAAALVATAALSLALGPAAGLLHLLLVAAGWAYNLGLKATALSWLPYAVAFGALPGVVWLAGPDSPPAWGVAAGALLGVGAHLANVLPDLGDDAATGVRGLPHRLGPRLLPVAAVAVLVAASAVIALGAPGLPGWALAVGAVLVVALAGLALVRRGRDSFRAAVGIALVDVALLVVAG; this comes from the coding sequence ATGAGCGCCCTGCTCGGGTCGGCCCACCTGGGCCCGACCCTGGCCGTGACCGCGCTCGCGGGCCTGCTGACCGTGCCGGCGGGCCTCGACGGCCCGCGCGCCGCGCTCGTGGTGGCCGCGGTGCTGACCGGCCAGCTCACCATCGGCTGGAGCAACGACCTCGTCGACGTACGCCGCGACCGCGCGGTCGGCCGCACCGACAAGCCGCTGGCCACCGGGGAGCTCTCGGAGCGCCTCGTGCGTGGGTGCTGCGCCGCGGCGCTGGTGGCCACGGCGGCGCTCTCGCTGGCGCTCGGCCCCGCGGCGGGGCTGCTCCACCTGCTGCTGGTCGCCGCCGGCTGGGCCTACAACCTGGGCCTCAAGGCGACGGCGCTGTCGTGGCTGCCCTACGCCGTGGCCTTCGGCGCGCTGCCGGGCGTCGTGTGGCTCGCCGGGCCCGACAGTCCGCCGGCGTGGGGAGTCGCGGCCGGCGCCCTGCTGGGTGTCGGCGCGCACCTGGCCAACGTGCTGCCCGACCTCGGTGACGACGCGGCCACCGGGGTGCGCGGGCTGCCGCACCGGCTCGGCCCGCGGCTGCTGCCGGTGGCGGCGGTGGCGGTGCTGGTGGCGGCCAGCGCGGTGATCGCGCTCGGCGCCCCGGGCCTGCCCGGCTGGGCGCTGGCGGTCGGGGCCGTGCTCGTCGTGGCGCTGGCCGGCCTGGCGCTCGTGCGACGGGGCCGCGACTCCTTCCGGGCCGCGGTCGGCATCGCCCTGGTCGACGTCGCCCTGCTGGTGGTGGCCGGATGA
- a CDS encoding flavodoxin family protein gives MARLLVVHHSPTPTLRSLSEAVVAGTRDESITGVEVVVREALEAGADDVRAADGFLLGTPANFGYMSGALKHFFDTIFLQSGGDLGQDGSAGQGEASGSRRPYGLWVHGRYDTTGAVRSVSSIVQALSWRQSAEVLEVLGDVDETGLERAYELGGTLAALLSQD, from the coding sequence ATGGCCCGGCTCCTGGTGGTCCACCACTCCCCCACCCCGACGCTGCGCTCGCTCAGCGAGGCGGTCGTCGCCGGCACCCGTGACGAGTCGATCACCGGTGTCGAGGTGGTGGTGCGCGAGGCCCTCGAGGCCGGCGCCGACGACGTGCGTGCCGCCGACGGGTTCCTGCTCGGCACGCCCGCCAACTTCGGCTACATGTCCGGGGCGCTGAAGCACTTCTTCGACACGATCTTCCTGCAGTCCGGCGGCGACCTGGGCCAGGACGGCTCCGCCGGGCAGGGCGAGGCGAGCGGCAGCCGACGCCCCTACGGGCTGTGGGTCCACGGTCGCTACGACACCACGGGTGCGGTGCGCTCGGTGAGCAGCATCGTGCAGGCGCTGTCCTGGCGGCAGAGCGCCGAGGTGCTGGAGGTCCTCGGCGACGTCGACGAGACCGGGCTGGAGCGGGCCTACGAGCTCGGCGGCACCCTCGCGGCGCTGCTCAGCCAGGACTGA
- a CDS encoding class I SAM-dependent methyltransferase: protein MTSTIPIGDAVASLMREGMPVRFEAYDGSVAGPADADITLRLLDRRGLAYLLTAPGDLGMARAYVSGDLRIEGVHPGDPYDAMTLLQSRLRFRTPSIGEAVTLLRGLGLANLKPPPPPPQEHLPRWRRVVEGVRHSLDRDAEVISHHYDVSNAFYRHVLGPSMAYTCAVYPDAGATLEEAQAEKFDLVCRKLGLRPGMRLLDLGCGWGGMVRHAAQHYGVHALGVTLSREQASYAREAIEADGLGHLAEVRHSDYRAVRETGFDAISSIGLMEHVGVKNYPAYFGFVRVHLREGGRLLNHCITRPDNAPRETGAFIDRYVFPDGELTGSGTIITRAQDAGLEVVHEENLRRHYAMTLRDWCANLVEHWDECVAEVGEGTARVWGLYMAGSRLGFERNEIQLHQVLAVHTGPDGDDGLPLRPSW from the coding sequence GTGACCTCCACGATCCCCATCGGTGACGCGGTGGCCTCCCTGATGCGTGAGGGGATGCCCGTGCGGTTCGAGGCGTACGACGGCTCCGTCGCGGGCCCCGCGGACGCCGACATCACCCTGCGCCTGCTCGACCGGCGCGGCCTGGCCTACCTGCTCACCGCCCCCGGCGACCTGGGCATGGCCCGGGCCTACGTCAGCGGCGACCTGCGCATCGAGGGCGTGCACCCCGGCGACCCCTACGACGCGATGACGCTGCTGCAGAGCAGGCTGCGCTTCCGCACCCCCTCGATCGGCGAGGCCGTGACCCTGCTGCGCGGCCTCGGGCTGGCCAACCTCAAGCCCCCGCCGCCGCCGCCGCAGGAGCACCTGCCGCGCTGGCGGCGCGTCGTCGAGGGGGTGCGGCACTCGCTCGACCGCGACGCCGAGGTGATCTCGCACCACTACGACGTCTCCAACGCCTTCTACCGCCACGTGCTGGGCCCCTCCATGGCCTACACCTGCGCGGTCTACCCCGACGCCGGCGCCACCCTGGAGGAGGCCCAGGCCGAGAAGTTCGACCTGGTCTGCCGCAAGCTCGGCCTGCGACCCGGGATGCGCCTGCTCGACCTCGGCTGCGGCTGGGGCGGGATGGTGCGGCACGCGGCGCAGCACTACGGGGTGCACGCGCTGGGCGTGACCCTGAGCCGCGAGCAGGCGTCGTACGCGCGCGAGGCGATCGAGGCCGACGGGCTCGGGCACCTGGCCGAGGTCCGCCACAGCGACTATCGCGCGGTGCGCGAGACCGGCTTCGACGCGATCAGCTCGATCGGGCTGATGGAGCACGTGGGGGTCAAGAACTACCCGGCCTACTTCGGGTTCGTGCGCGTGCACCTGCGCGAGGGCGGGCGGCTGCTCAACCACTGCATCACCCGTCCCGACAACGCCCCGCGCGAGACCGGTGCCTTCATCGACCGCTACGTCTTCCCCGACGGCGAGCTCACGGGCTCGGGCACGATCATCACCCGCGCCCAGGACGCCGGGCTCGAGGTGGTGCACGAGGAGAACCTGCGCCGCCACTACGCGATGACCCTGCGCGACTGGTGCGCCAACCTGGTCGAGCACTGGGACGAGTGCGTGGCCGAGGTCGGCGAGGGCACCGCGCGCGTGTGGGGCCTCTACATGGCCGGGTCGCGGCTGGGCTTCGAGCGCAACGAGATCCAGCTGCACCAGGTGCTGGCCGTGCACACCGGCCCTGACGGCGACGACGGATTGCCGCTGCGTCCGTCGTGGTGA
- a CDS encoding septum formation family protein, protein MALAPVLAACTADDPAPGPDAASASGTAPSSSAAAPSERAAPAEQAEPVEPPPTATCYRLSYDDAVAPTSSAPPVRCASTHTAVTFDAGPLDTVVDGHLLAVDSEAVQAGVAERCPAALGDFLGGGPDALRLSMLRSVWFTPSLEEADEGASWYRCDVVALAGAERLAELTPPMRGVLGTEAGRERYGMCGTAEPGTPDFTRVLCSTDHTWRAVQVVDLAAGQGSQDYPGEDAARARGQEPCEAAGREAAEDPLDFSWGYEWPDAEQWAAGRRHGLCWVPD, encoded by the coding sequence GTGGCGTTGGCGCCCGTGCTGGCGGCCTGCACCGCCGACGATCCCGCCCCGGGCCCCGACGCCGCGAGCGCCTCCGGCACCGCCCCGTCCTCGTCCGCCGCCGCGCCGTCCGAGCGCGCCGCGCCGGCGGAGCAGGCGGAGCCGGTCGAGCCGCCACCCACCGCCACCTGCTACCGCCTGTCGTACGACGATGCCGTGGCGCCGACCTCGTCGGCACCGCCGGTGCGGTGCGCGAGCACCCACACGGCCGTGACCTTCGACGCCGGGCCCCTCGACACCGTGGTCGACGGGCACCTGCTGGCCGTGGACTCGGAGGCGGTGCAGGCCGGGGTCGCCGAGCGCTGCCCGGCCGCGCTGGGCGACTTCCTCGGCGGCGGGCCCGACGCGCTGCGGCTGAGCATGCTGCGCAGCGTGTGGTTCACCCCCAGCCTCGAGGAGGCCGACGAGGGCGCGTCGTGGTACCGCTGCGACGTGGTGGCCCTGGCCGGCGCCGAGCGCCTGGCCGAGCTCACGCCCCCCATGCGAGGAGTGCTCGGCACCGAGGCCGGGCGGGAGCGCTACGGGATGTGCGGCACCGCCGAGCCCGGCACCCCCGACTTCACCCGGGTGCTGTGCTCGACCGACCACACGTGGCGAGCCGTGCAGGTCGTCGACCTCGCCGCTGGGCAGGGCTCCCAGGACTACCCCGGCGAGGACGCCGCCCGCGCCCGCGGCCAGGAGCCCTGCGAGGCGGCCGGCCGCGAGGCCGCCGAGGACCCCCTCGACTTCAGCTGGGGCTACGAGTGGCCAGATGCCGAGCAGTGGGCGGCCGGTCGGCGCCACGGCCTCTGCTGGGTCCCCGACTGA
- a CDS encoding response regulator transcription factor has product MNEPSALTAPRSRRPLRVRVVDEPELVTRGIEAMLRPYADRARVAADGTHDGTNDGTPGLDVVLCDPFPVPPAARDVLGRLAGHAPARVLVFSWHTHPVGVRQALDAGAHGYLGKTASGAELLAALEAVARGERPTPDLHPRGPGVDFPGLSTRESEVLALICEGLSNQEVAERLFVSVNSVKTYIRQVYGKTGVTRRTQAVAWAHRHGWLG; this is encoded by the coding sequence GTGAACGAGCCGAGCGCCCTGACCGCCCCGCGCTCGCGCCGTCCGCTCCGGGTCCGGGTCGTCGACGAGCCCGAGCTGGTCACCCGGGGCATCGAGGCGATGCTGCGCCCGTACGCCGACCGCGCACGGGTGGCCGCCGACGGCACCCACGACGGGACGAACGACGGGACCCCGGGCCTCGACGTGGTGCTCTGCGACCCGTTCCCGGTGCCCCCGGCCGCCCGCGACGTCCTGGGCCGGCTCGCCGGCCACGCCCCGGCCCGGGTGCTGGTCTTCAGCTGGCACACGCACCCGGTGGGGGTGCGGCAGGCGCTCGACGCGGGCGCGCACGGCTACCTCGGCAAGACCGCCAGCGGGGCCGAGCTGCTCGCCGCGCTCGAGGCGGTGGCGCGCGGCGAGCGGCCGACCCCCGACCTGCACCCCCGGGGCCCCGGCGTCGACTTCCCGGGGCTGAGCACCCGCGAGTCGGAGGTGCTGGCGCTGATCTGCGAGGGGCTGAGCAACCAGGAGGTCGCCGAGAGGCTCTTCGTCAGCGTCAACTCGGTCAAGACCTACATCCGGCAGGTCTACGGCAAGACCGGGGTCACCCGGCGCACCCAGGCCGTGGCCTGGGCGCACCGGCACGGCTGGCTGGGCTGA
- a CDS encoding siderophore-interacting protein has protein sequence MSTRAMTFEAQVLGRERITDHLLRLRLGGEGLSGFASTGVPDEWVGLVVPGQFQSRYYTVRSFAGGELVLDVVVHDVGLVTEWAQLPDVVGQRVVVTEPKGSFTLPDGARWLMLVGDLTAMPAMARISEEVDLPTRVWAEVPERVPGYLPEGGDVTWLAQPGDGQSSLAEVVGDLVWPEGEGYFWMAGESAQMRAIRKHLMRERRLPSTAYDVMGYWRGGAQRQPRAVDPGPIWRAGKAAGKSDEEIWADYDAAREQ, from the coding sequence GTGAGCACGCGAGCGATGACCTTCGAGGCCCAGGTGCTGGGCCGCGAACGGATCACCGACCACCTGCTGCGCCTGCGGCTCGGCGGCGAGGGCCTGAGCGGCTTCGCCAGCACCGGGGTGCCCGACGAGTGGGTCGGCCTCGTGGTGCCCGGGCAGTTCCAGAGCCGCTACTACACGGTGCGCTCCTTCGCCGGCGGCGAGCTGGTGCTCGACGTGGTCGTCCACGACGTCGGCCTGGTCACCGAGTGGGCCCAGCTGCCCGACGTGGTGGGCCAGCGGGTCGTGGTCACCGAGCCGAAGGGCTCCTTCACGCTTCCCGACGGCGCGCGCTGGCTGATGCTCGTCGGCGACCTGACCGCGATGCCGGCCATGGCGCGCATCAGCGAGGAGGTCGACCTGCCGACGCGGGTGTGGGCCGAGGTGCCCGAGCGGGTGCCCGGCTACCTGCCCGAGGGCGGCGACGTGACCTGGCTGGCGCAGCCCGGCGACGGGCAGTCGTCGCTGGCCGAGGTGGTCGGCGACCTGGTCTGGCCCGAGGGTGAGGGCTACTTCTGGATGGCGGGGGAGTCGGCGCAGATGCGGGCGATCCGCAAGCACCTGATGCGCGAGCGCCGGCTGCCCAGCACGGCGTACGACGTCATGGGCTACTGGCGCGGCGGGGCGCAGCGCCAGCCCAGGGCGGTCGACCCGGGGCCCATCTGGCGCGCCGGCAAGGCCGCCGGCAAGTCCGACGAGGAGATCTGGGCCGACTACGACGCAGCGAGGGAACAATGA
- the era gene encoding GTPase Era, with translation MSSTPEHRSGFASFVGRPNAGKSTLTNALVGSKVVITSSKPQTTRTVVRGIVHRPDAQLILVDTPGLHRPRTLLGERLNDLVKTTLAEVDVVAVCFPANEKVGPGDRFIVSEMAKIKRTTKVAIATKTDLATPEQIGQHLLDIQALGADLGIEWAEIVPVSAQAGDQVSLLEDLLVGLLPEGPQLYPDGELSDAPEEAIVAELVREAALEGVRDELPHSIAVVVDEMGLREGRDEDKPLLDIYAVVYVERDSQKGIMIGKKGSRLRKVGTDARVQIEALLGTPVYLDLRVKIAKDWQRDPRQLRKLGF, from the coding sequence ATGAGCAGCACACCGGAGCACAGGAGCGGGTTCGCCTCGTTCGTCGGGCGCCCGAACGCCGGCAAGTCCACCCTGACCAACGCGCTGGTCGGCTCGAAGGTGGTCATCACCTCCTCGAAGCCGCAGACCACGCGCACCGTCGTGCGCGGCATCGTGCACCGCCCCGACGCCCAGCTGATCCTGGTCGACACCCCCGGCCTGCACCGCCCCCGCACCCTGCTCGGCGAACGGCTCAACGACCTGGTCAAGACCACGCTGGCCGAGGTCGACGTGGTCGCGGTCTGCTTCCCGGCCAACGAGAAGGTCGGGCCCGGCGACCGGTTCATCGTCTCGGAGATGGCCAAGATCAAGCGCACCACCAAGGTCGCCATCGCCACCAAGACCGACCTGGCCACCCCCGAGCAGATCGGTCAGCACCTGCTCGACATCCAGGCCCTCGGCGCCGACCTCGGCATCGAGTGGGCCGAGATCGTGCCCGTCTCGGCGCAGGCCGGTGACCAGGTCTCGCTGCTCGAGGACCTCCTCGTGGGGCTGCTGCCCGAGGGCCCCCAGCTCTACCCCGACGGCGAGCTGAGCGACGCTCCCGAGGAGGCGATCGTCGCCGAGCTGGTGCGCGAGGCCGCGCTCGAGGGCGTGCGCGACGAGCTGCCGCACTCCATCGCCGTCGTCGTCGACGAGATGGGCCTGCGCGAGGGCCGCGACGAGGACAAGCCGCTGCTCGACATCTATGCCGTCGTCTACGTCGAGCGCGACTCCCAGAAGGGGATCATGATCGGCAAGAAGGGCTCGCGCCTGCGCAAGGTCGGCACCGACGCCCGGGTGCAGATCGAGGCCCTGCTGGGCACCCCCGTCTACCTCGACCTGCGCGTCAAGATCGCCAAGGACTGGCAGCGCGACCCCCGCCAGCTGCGCAAGCTCGGCTTCTAG
- a CDS encoding septum formation family protein produces MRHPSRTTALAGAATVLALALSGCTGSAGSGDARGAGATQGRNPDPALVDSTAVPELGQCRNLRPEDVALPANATAAVDCTEEHTAQTYAVGTLPDKLHDAAYDSEELGAWAYKTCSKGLMAFLGADESSVMRTIVTWSWFRPSEAAWDEGARWYRCDVIGGGGEGVDYRPLPKTAEGLLIGLPPDEWMVCANGPAVAGSPKVPCSEKHTWRAVTTIKVGEPGDDYPGDRVVEVTSRDFCSDSVAAWLGYPLEYDFGFTWFKQAEWQVGNRRSVCWARTSS; encoded by the coding sequence GTGCGCCACCCGAGCCGGACCACGGCGCTCGCCGGCGCCGCCACCGTGCTGGCCCTGGCGCTCTCGGGCTGCACCGGCTCGGCCGGCTCCGGCGACGCCCGCGGCGCGGGCGCCACCCAGGGCCGCAACCCCGACCCCGCCCTCGTCGACTCCACCGCGGTCCCCGAGCTGGGCCAGTGCCGCAACCTGCGCCCCGAGGACGTCGCGCTGCCGGCCAACGCCACCGCCGCGGTCGACTGCACCGAGGAGCACACCGCCCAGACCTACGCGGTGGGCACCCTGCCCGACAAGCTGCACGACGCGGCGTACGACTCCGAGGAGCTGGGGGCCTGGGCCTACAAGACGTGCTCGAAGGGGCTGATGGCCTTCCTCGGCGCCGACGAGTCGTCGGTGATGCGCACCATCGTGACCTGGTCGTGGTTCCGCCCCTCCGAGGCCGCCTGGGACGAGGGCGCGCGGTGGTACCGCTGCGACGTCATCGGCGGCGGCGGCGAGGGCGTCGACTACCGGCCGCTGCCCAAGACCGCCGAGGGCCTGCTGATCGGGCTGCCGCCCGACGAGTGGATGGTCTGCGCAAACGGCCCGGCCGTGGCCGGCTCGCCGAAGGTGCCCTGCTCGGAGAAGCACACCTGGCGCGCGGTCACCACGATCAAGGTGGGCGAGCCCGGCGACGACTACCCGGGCGACCGGGTCGTCGAGGTGACCAGCCGCGACTTCTGCTCCGACTCCGTGGCCGCCTGGCTCGGCTACCCGCTCGAGTACGACTTCGGCTTCACCTGGTTCAAGCAGGCCGAGTGGCAGGTCGGCAACCGCCGTTCGGTGTGCTGGGCGCGCACCTCGTCGTGA